A stretch of the Pseudomonas sp. ACM7 genome encodes the following:
- a CDS encoding putative hydro-lyase: MNQPAPSFEQLQRSTPLALRQSIAAGHYQGHTSGLGQGRVQANIVILPSDWANEFLRYCTLNRQACPLLDITEPGDPYFRNLGTAIDIRHDVPRYRVYRHGELSDEPLDIEHLWQDDLVAFAIGCSFSFEQPLLDAGIPLKHIDLGRNVSMYQTNIDTRPTARLGGKLVVSMRPMKAAAAIQAIQITARMPNVHGAPVHIGDPSLIGIRALNTPNYGDAVPIEADEIPVFWACGVTPQSVVQASRPPLCITHAPGCMLVTDLYNSAL, from the coding sequence ATGAATCAACCCGCCCCGTCCTTCGAACAACTGCAGCGCAGCACCCCTCTCGCCCTGCGCCAAAGCATCGCCGCCGGGCACTATCAGGGTCACACCAGCGGCCTTGGCCAAGGCCGGGTGCAAGCCAATATCGTGATTTTGCCCAGTGATTGGGCCAATGAATTCCTCAGGTATTGCACCCTCAATCGTCAGGCCTGCCCGTTGCTCGACATTACCGAGCCAGGCGATCCGTACTTTCGCAATCTCGGGACAGCCATTGATATTCGCCACGACGTGCCCCGCTACAGGGTCTATCGCCATGGCGAACTGAGCGATGAACCGCTGGATATCGAGCACCTTTGGCAGGATGACCTGGTGGCCTTCGCCATTGGCTGCTCGTTCTCCTTCGAACAACCGCTGCTGGATGCCGGCATCCCCCTCAAGCACATCGATCTGGGGCGTAATGTCTCCATGTACCAGACCAACATCGACACGCGCCCCACCGCTCGCCTCGGTGGCAAGCTGGTGGTGAGCATGCGGCCGATGAAAGCTGCTGCCGCCATCCAGGCCATTCAAATCACCGCACGCATGCCCAACGTCCACGGCGCTCCCGTGCACATCGGTGATCCGTCGCTGATCGGCATCCGCGCGCTCAACACCCCGAACTACGGCGATGCCGTCCCCATAGAAGCTGATGAAATACCGGTGTTCTGGGCCTGCGGTGTGACACCTCAATCGGTGGTGCAGGCCTCACGCCCGCCACTGTGCATCACCCATGCCCCCGGGTGCATGCTGGTGACGGATTTGTACAACAGTGCTTTGTAA
- a CDS encoding EAL domain-containing protein, whose protein sequence is MESLRLDVISRLGRQLLPQSLRAQFTLAFLTLALLILASGATAVYALRTSNSATRHLTDERLVRMQDGQDMLQRTLLIERQTDQLLTTRSPDTLRSSYAATVEQLEALDQLVQQLTAANSGVAILDMHQSSQMFRNTANIVAQLRESLLQTEVTFEQTMEDHTTRLTAPQTRASLELAMLLFDLPQAVDSDAVQRLQIRYERLSRTAGKLPDADVETPDLFSLRLRLINQHSVIRRFNEELKNEAGVLVAVARAQSSAYTEDYREALQRLVEASNRSQQWVLIMLGVSLVFAWFVTRVFMGRHVLVRLNEISRQLRQEHTDKTHLMMAEHGKDEIGNMARAVNQFLEDRLQLEKRTVQLSIATERLALQNSRLEQEAVIRAGQRHVLELIARSTELAEVLDSLAHLVESQLKGMMVSILVLDEDGKHLLHGAAPSLPKAYNQLIDGIAIGPNVGSCGTAVYRREPVIVTDIELDPLWEEYRSAAAPYGFRACWSTPILSHERKVLGTFALYSNTVRSPSSAETRLIDMATPLAGIAIERQLTEKRIRYMGDHDALTGLPNRTLLEDRLKQAILYAQRYSRLVTVVFLDLDKFKLVNDSLGHSAGDELLKTVAQRMLECVRRTDTVVRLGGDEFVIILFDQPSDLDGVTPALHKIQEAILRPIQLSGHTLHVTCSMGLATYPADGSDTDTLLSNADAAMYRAKELGRNSYQFYTSEMNNKVQGKLAMQDGLRNALNHDEFLLLYQPQVDLQSGQIIGVEALIRWRHPELGIVSPIKFIPQAEETGLIVPIGDWVVHTACRQNKAWQDAGWPPITMSVNISARQFIERDLIDRVRHALQETGLDPMYLELELTESLIMQDLQQAISKMKELQSMGISLSIDDFGTGYSSLAALKSFPIARLKIDQSFVRDLPDNENDKAIATAVISLGHKLNLKVIAEGVETEEQQTFLRENGCDEIQGHFFSKAVSAEEISVLLRTPRLPQPSRIASPDSVRRKRDVKRPRSPMPGH, encoded by the coding sequence ATGGAATCCCTGAGATTGGACGTTATTTCCCGGCTCGGACGCCAGCTATTGCCGCAATCGCTACGCGCACAGTTCACACTGGCGTTTCTGACGCTGGCGCTACTGATTCTGGCGAGTGGTGCAACTGCGGTCTACGCCTTGCGCACGTCAAACAGCGCCACCCGCCATCTGACGGATGAACGACTGGTCCGCATGCAAGATGGGCAAGACATGCTGCAGCGTACGTTGCTGATCGAACGCCAGACCGATCAGCTTCTGACAACCCGCTCCCCCGACACCCTGCGTTCAAGCTATGCGGCGACCGTCGAACAGCTTGAAGCCCTTGATCAACTGGTGCAGCAGCTGACTGCCGCGAACAGTGGCGTGGCGATACTCGACATGCATCAGTCGAGTCAGATGTTCCGCAATACCGCCAACATCGTTGCGCAACTGCGAGAAAGCCTGCTGCAAACCGAGGTCACCTTCGAGCAAACCATGGAGGATCACACCACCCGGTTAACCGCGCCTCAGACCCGGGCCAGCCTGGAACTGGCGATGTTACTTTTCGATCTGCCGCAGGCTGTTGACAGTGATGCCGTGCAACGGCTGCAGATCCGCTATGAGCGCCTGTCACGCACCGCAGGCAAGTTACCCGACGCTGATGTGGAGACGCCCGATCTCTTCTCCCTGCGCCTGAGGCTCATCAATCAGCACAGCGTCATACGGCGCTTCAATGAGGAACTGAAGAATGAGGCCGGGGTTCTGGTCGCGGTGGCCCGTGCGCAATCCAGTGCTTACACCGAAGACTATCGCGAAGCCCTGCAGCGCCTGGTCGAGGCCTCAAATCGTAGCCAGCAATGGGTGCTGATCATGTTGGGGGTCAGCCTGGTGTTCGCCTGGTTCGTGACCCGGGTTTTCATGGGCCGTCATGTGCTCGTGCGTCTGAATGAAATAAGCCGGCAATTGCGTCAGGAACACACTGACAAAACGCATTTGATGATGGCGGAACATGGGAAGGACGAGATCGGCAACATGGCTCGCGCGGTGAATCAATTCCTCGAAGACCGACTTCAGCTGGAAAAAAGAACGGTCCAATTGAGTATCGCCACAGAGCGGCTCGCCCTGCAAAACAGCCGATTAGAGCAAGAAGCCGTCATCCGTGCCGGACAACGTCATGTACTGGAACTGATCGCCAGGAGCACCGAGCTTGCAGAAGTCCTCGACAGCCTGGCTCACCTGGTGGAGTCCCAACTGAAGGGGATGATGGTGTCCATCCTGGTGCTGGATGAGGATGGCAAGCACCTGCTGCACGGGGCTGCCCCCAGTTTGCCGAAAGCCTATAACCAGCTCATTGACGGGATTGCAATCGGTCCGAACGTCGGTTCATGTGGCACCGCGGTGTATCGACGAGAACCGGTCATCGTCACGGATATCGAGCTGGATCCGCTGTGGGAGGAGTACCGTTCAGCCGCTGCGCCCTATGGATTTCGCGCCTGCTGGTCGACGCCGATTCTGTCCCATGAGCGAAAGGTATTGGGTACGTTTGCCTTGTATTCCAACACCGTACGCAGCCCCAGCTCGGCCGAGACGCGACTGATCGACATGGCGACACCGCTTGCCGGCATTGCGATAGAACGCCAACTGACCGAAAAGCGCATTCGCTATATGGGCGACCATGACGCACTGACCGGGCTGCCGAATCGCACACTGCTCGAAGACCGTCTCAAGCAGGCAATACTTTATGCTCAGCGCTACAGCCGCCTGGTGACGGTGGTGTTTCTCGATCTGGACAAATTCAAACTGGTGAATGACAGCCTTGGGCACAGCGCTGGAGACGAACTGCTGAAAACCGTCGCCCAGCGCATGCTGGAGTGTGTACGCCGCACCGACACCGTCGTGCGACTGGGTGGCGACGAGTTTGTGATCATCCTGTTCGACCAGCCCTCAGACCTCGACGGCGTTACTCCAGCCCTGCACAAAATCCAGGAAGCCATCCTGCGGCCGATTCAGCTCAGCGGACATACACTCCACGTCACCTGCAGCATGGGGTTGGCCACCTACCCTGCCGACGGCAGCGATACCGACACGTTGCTCAGCAACGCGGACGCCGCCATGTACCGGGCCAAGGAGCTGGGTCGCAACAGTTATCAGTTCTATACGAGCGAGATGAATAACAAGGTTCAGGGCAAGCTCGCCATGCAAGACGGGCTTCGAAACGCACTCAACCATGACGAGTTCCTGCTGCTGTACCAGCCACAGGTGGATTTGCAGTCAGGTCAGATTATCGGCGTAGAGGCACTGATCCGCTGGCGGCACCCCGAACTCGGCATCGTGTCTCCAATCAAATTCATTCCGCAGGCCGAAGAGACCGGGTTGATCGTGCCCATCGGCGACTGGGTGGTCCATACCGCGTGCAGACAGAACAAGGCCTGGCAGGACGCGGGCTGGCCCCCGATCACCATGTCGGTGAATATTTCAGCACGCCAGTTCATCGAAAGGGACCTGATCGATCGGGTGAGGCATGCCTTGCAAGAAACTGGACTGGACCCGATGTACCTTGAGCTGGAGCTGACCGAAAGTCTGATCATGCAAGACCTTCAGCAAGCCATCAGCAAAATGAAGGAACTGCAATCTATGGGGATCAGTCTCTCGATCGACGACTTCGGCACCGGCTACTCCAGCCTCGCCGCATTGAAAAGCTTCCCGATCGCGAGACTCAAGATCGACCAGTCTTTCGTGCGCGATCTGCCCGACAACGAGAACGACAAAGCCATCGCCACCGCAGTGATTTCGTTGGGGCACAAACTGAACCTCAAGGTCATTGCCGAAGGTGTTGAAACCGAAGAGCAGCAAACCTTTTTGCGTGAAAACGGCTGCGATGAAATTCAGGGCCACTTTTTCAGCAAAGCGGTCAGCGCAGAGGAAATCAGTGTGTTACTGCGTACGCCCCGGTTGCCTCAACCGAGCCGCATTGCGAGCCCTGACTCGGTAAGGCGAAAACGCGATGTAAAACGCCCACGCAGTCCAATGCCCGGGCATTAA
- a CDS encoding molybdopterin-binding protein, translated as MTIKAINVRNQFKGVIKEIVTGEVVSEIDVQTASGIVTSVITTRSVRDLELKVGSEVIAFVKSTEVSIAKL; from the coding sequence ATGACCATCAAAGCGATCAACGTCCGCAACCAGTTCAAGGGTGTCATCAAGGAAATTGTGACAGGCGAAGTGGTCTCCGAAATCGATGTGCAAACCGCCTCCGGCATCGTCACCTCGGTGATTACCACCCGTTCAGTGCGCGATCTTGAATTGAAAGTGGGGAGCGAGGTGATTGCCTTCGTCAAATCCACCGAAGTCTCGATCGCCAAGCTCTGA
- a CDS encoding IlvD/Edd family dehydratase, with amino-acid sequence MSDKKPTLRSAQWFGTADKNGFMYRSWMKNQGIADHQFHGKPIIGICNTWSELTPCNAHFRQIAEHVKRGVIEAGGFPVEFPVFSNGESNLRPTAMLTRNLASMDVEEAIRGNPIDGVVLLTGCDKTTPALLMGAASCDVPAIVVTGGPMLNGKHKGQDIGSGTVVWQLSEQVKAGTITIDDFLAAEGGMSRSAGTCNTMGTASTMACMAEALGTSLPHNAAIPAVDARRYVLAHMSGMRAVEMVREDLKLSKILTKEAFENAIRVNAAIGGSTNAVIHLKAIAGRIGVELDLDDWTRIGRGMPTIVDLQPSGRFLMEEFYYAGGLPAVLRRLGEANLIPHPNALTVNGKTLGENTKDAPIYGQDEVIRTLDNPIRADGGICVLRGNLAPLGAVLKPSAASAELMQHRGRAVVFENFDMYKARINDPELDVDANSILVMKNCGPKGYPGMAEVGNMGLPAKLLAQGVTDMVRISDARMSGTAYGTVVLHVAPEAAAGGPLATVKEGDWIELDCANGRLHLDIPDAELAARMADLQPPQQLIVGGYRQLYIDHVLQADQGCDFDFLVGCRGSEVPRHSH; translated from the coding sequence ATGTCTGATAAGAAACCCACCCTGCGCTCCGCCCAATGGTTTGGCACTGCCGACAAGAACGGCTTCATGTACCGCAGCTGGATGAAGAATCAGGGCATCGCCGACCACCAGTTCCACGGCAAGCCGATCATCGGCATCTGCAATACCTGGTCGGAACTGACCCCGTGCAACGCGCATTTCCGCCAGATTGCGGAACACGTCAAACGTGGGGTGATCGAGGCTGGGGGCTTTCCCGTGGAATTCCCGGTGTTCTCCAACGGCGAGTCGAACCTGCGTCCGACCGCCATGCTCACTCGCAACCTGGCGAGCATGGACGTCGAAGAAGCGATTCGCGGCAACCCGATTGACGGTGTTGTGCTGCTGACCGGTTGCGACAAAACCACCCCGGCGTTGTTGATGGGCGCGGCCAGTTGCGACGTGCCGGCAATCGTCGTCACCGGCGGGCCAATGCTCAATGGCAAGCACAAGGGCCAGGACATCGGCTCGGGCACCGTGGTCTGGCAGCTCAGTGAACAGGTGAAAGCCGGCACGATCACCATCGACGATTTCCTCGCGGCCGAGGGTGGCATGTCCCGCTCGGCCGGCACGTGCAACACCATGGGCACCGCTTCGACCATGGCCTGCATGGCTGAAGCACTTGGCACCTCCCTGCCCCACAACGCGGCGATTCCGGCGGTGGATGCACGTCGTTATGTGCTGGCGCACATGTCCGGCATGCGCGCGGTGGAGATGGTTCGCGAAGATTTGAAACTGTCGAAAATCCTCACCAAAGAAGCCTTCGAAAATGCCATTCGGGTGAACGCCGCCATTGGTGGTTCGACCAACGCCGTGATCCACTTGAAAGCCATTGCCGGGCGCATCGGTGTCGAGCTGGACCTGGATGACTGGACCCGCATCGGTCGCGGCATGCCGACCATCGTCGACCTGCAACCGTCCGGGCGTTTCCTGATGGAAGAGTTCTACTACGCCGGTGGCCTGCCAGCGGTGCTGCGTCGTCTGGGTGAAGCCAACCTGATTCCGCATCCGAATGCACTGACCGTCAACGGCAAGACTCTCGGCGAGAACACCAAAGACGCACCGATCTACGGCCAGGACGAAGTGATCCGCACCCTCGACAACCCGATCCGCGCCGACGGCGGCATTTGCGTATTGCGCGGCAATCTGGCGCCACTCGGTGCAGTGCTCAAGCCTTCCGCCGCCAGCGCCGAACTGATGCAACACCGCGGGCGTGCGGTGGTGTTCGAGAACTTCGACATGTACAAGGCACGGATCAACGATCCGGAGCTGGACGTGGATGCCAACTCGATTCTGGTGATGAAAAACTGCGGTCCGAAGGGTTACCCGGGTATGGCCGAAGTCGGCAACATGGGCTTGCCGGCCAAGTTGCTGGCTCAGGGCGTGACCGACATGGTGCGTATTTCCGATGCGCGCATGAGCGGCACGGCGTACGGGACTGTCGTTTTGCACGTGGCCCCGGAAGCGGCCGCTGGCGGACCTTTGGCGACGGTAAAGGAAGGTGACTGGATCGAACTTGACTGCGCCAATGGTCGTCTGCATCTGGACATTCCCGACGCCGAACTGGCGGCGCGCATGGCTGATTTGCAGCCACCGCAGCAATTGATCGTGGGTGGTTATCGTCAGCTGTACATCGACCATGTGTTGCAGGCGGATCAGGGTTGCGATTTCGACTTCCTGGTCGGTTGCCGCGGCTCCGAAGTCCCCCGCCACTCCCACTAA
- a CDS encoding substrate-binding domain-containing protein produces the protein MIQAQEIVSRATLEAVRWSGPESGPQALRGKSIAFVAEDLRNGGIVGVAQGAREAAKAMGWTLKIFDGAGSSAGRAKAFSDALAAKPDGLILCGSDALENNTALTLFANRDVPVVGWHAGARPGPIDGTPVAMNVTTDPLEVARLTAMAAVAQSNGQAGVVILTDSKYSIAMAKAKAMENVIRACRECTLLEVRDVAISESGEKMPAITKELLQRYGKRWTHTLAINDIYFDYSIASLTNAAIPSDGISLLSAGDGSASAFLRIQAKTYQTVTVAEPLNLHGWQVMDELNRLFAGQPVSGFVAPIHLVNADNIAFDGGKKFQYDPDNGYRDIYRHQWNP, from the coding sequence GTGATTCAAGCGCAGGAAATCGTTTCCAGGGCCACCCTCGAAGCCGTTCGCTGGAGCGGCCCTGAATCCGGCCCGCAAGCCCTGCGGGGCAAGAGCATCGCCTTTGTCGCAGAAGATTTGCGTAACGGAGGAATTGTCGGTGTCGCGCAGGGCGCTCGCGAGGCAGCCAAGGCGATGGGCTGGACGCTGAAGATATTCGATGGCGCGGGATCATCGGCCGGGCGCGCCAAGGCCTTTTCCGATGCCCTGGCAGCGAAACCCGACGGCCTCATTCTGTGCGGCTCCGATGCCCTTGAGAACAATACGGCGCTGACCCTCTTCGCCAACAGGGATGTGCCAGTGGTTGGCTGGCACGCCGGGGCACGACCCGGGCCGATTGACGGCACGCCGGTGGCCATGAACGTCACGACCGACCCGCTCGAAGTGGCTCGCCTCACGGCCATGGCGGCAGTGGCACAGTCAAACGGACAGGCCGGCGTGGTCATCCTCACCGACTCCAAGTACAGCATCGCCATGGCGAAAGCCAAGGCCATGGAAAACGTCATTCGGGCCTGTCGGGAATGTACGTTGCTGGAAGTGCGCGATGTCGCGATCTCCGAAAGTGGCGAGAAGATGCCGGCGATCACCAAGGAGCTGCTTCAGCGCTATGGCAAGCGCTGGACCCACACGCTGGCCATCAACGATATCTATTTCGACTACTCGATCGCCTCATTGACCAACGCCGCAATACCCAGCGACGGCATCAGTCTGTTGTCTGCCGGTGATGGCAGCGCTTCGGCTTTCTTGCGCATACAGGCAAAAACCTACCAGACCGTCACCGTGGCCGAGCCGCTCAACCTGCATGGCTGGCAAGTGATGGATGAATTGAACCGGCTGTTTGCAGGTCAGCCGGTGAGCGGCTTCGTCGCGCCGATTCACCTGGTCAATGCCGACAATATCGCCTTCGACGGCGGGAAGAAATTCCAGTACGACCCTGACAATGGCTATCGAGACATCTATCGCCACCAATGGAATCCCTGA
- a CDS encoding FadR/GntR family transcriptional regulator, with the protein MDYRKPSDRKSMHSRIVQELGMQIVSGRFKPCDKLPAEALLCEEYAVSRPVLREATRVLVAKGLVYSRPRVGTVVKQRKEWHMLDPDVLHWLMQSSPQNEFFDLLTSVRSIIEPAAAALAAQFATDDDIASIGEAYQRMEAAPTPEALLQPDLDFHSRIADATHNDLLANLCNMLSVAIAEALKHSNQRPNLHELALPRHKAILTAIENRDALGARHATLVQLDDARSALNAVLGTDPS; encoded by the coding sequence ATGGATTACCGCAAACCCTCCGACCGCAAAAGCATGCATTCGCGCATCGTCCAGGAACTGGGCATGCAGATCGTTTCCGGACGCTTCAAACCGTGTGACAAACTGCCCGCCGAAGCCTTGCTGTGCGAGGAGTACGCGGTCAGCCGTCCAGTCCTGCGCGAAGCCACCCGGGTTTTGGTCGCCAAGGGTCTGGTGTATTCCCGTCCGCGAGTGGGCACCGTGGTCAAGCAGCGCAAGGAATGGCACATGCTCGATCCCGATGTGCTGCATTGGCTGATGCAAAGCAGCCCGCAAAATGAATTCTTCGATTTGCTGACCAGCGTGCGCAGCATCATCGAACCCGCCGCGGCCGCCCTCGCTGCGCAGTTCGCCACGGACGATGACATCGCCTCCATCGGTGAAGCCTACCAACGTATGGAAGCCGCACCGACCCCCGAAGCGCTCTTGCAACCGGACCTGGATTTCCATAGCCGGATCGCCGATGCGACCCATAACGACTTGCTGGCCAACCTGTGCAACATGCTGTCGGTGGCGATTGCCGAAGCCTTGAAGCATTCCAACCAGCGACCGAATCTGCATGAGCTGGCGTTGCCACGGCACAAGGCGATTCTGACGGCGATCGAGAACCGGGATGCGCTGGGTGCGCGGCATGCCACCCTCGTACAGCTTGACGATGCGCGCAGTGCCTTGAATGCGGTGCTGGGTACCGATCCCTCATAA